One genomic window of bacterium includes the following:
- a CDS encoding nitronate monooxygenase, which translates to MGVGISLAGLASAVALAGGIGVIASTGIGSREKDFQTNFIEANNRALRREIRKAKAATDGLIGLNVMMANTNHGEYFTTAIDEKVDVIFCGAGLPMTLPSYLNGSTHTKLVPIVSSGRAAELICKRWLHKYDYLPDAIVVEGPKAGGHLGFSRDQIFDPAFSLELLVESVLEVADRHGSSAGKPIPVIAGGGIYTGQDIRSIMDRGAAGVQMGTRFVATHECDADPSFKQAYVDSQREDIVIIQSPVGMPGRAIRNDYLNDVESGMKKPYKCPYHCISTCDVAATPYCIAQALINAQKGKLAHGFAFAGANAYRITEIISVAELMNQLESDFNEVPDGATVSTLKA; encoded by the coding sequence ATGGGGGTCGGCATCTCGTTGGCTGGCCTGGCCTCGGCAGTCGCACTCGCTGGCGGAATCGGCGTCATTGCGTCGACCGGCATCGGCAGCCGGGAAAAGGACTTCCAGACAAACTTCATCGAAGCCAATAATCGTGCCCTCCGCCGGGAGATCCGGAAAGCCAAGGCTGCGACCGATGGCTTGATCGGCCTCAACGTCATGATGGCCAATACAAATCATGGGGAGTATTTCACCACGGCTATCGACGAGAAGGTCGATGTCATCTTCTGTGGTGCCGGCCTTCCGATGACCCTCCCCTCGTACCTCAATGGAAGTACGCATACCAAGTTGGTGCCAATCGTCTCCTCTGGCCGAGCGGCCGAATTGATCTGCAAGCGATGGCTCCATAAATACGACTACCTGCCCGATGCCATAGTTGTCGAAGGCCCGAAAGCGGGCGGACATCTTGGCTTCTCCCGAGATCAGATATTTGACCCTGCATTCTCTCTGGAACTGCTGGTCGAATCCGTACTCGAGGTTGCCGACCGCCACGGCTCATCCGCCGGCAAACCGATCCCGGTAATCGCCGGTGGCGGAATATATACCGGACAGGATATCCGGTCGATCATGGATCGTGGGGCAGCGGGAGTTCAAATGGGGACTCGCTTTGTAGCGACTCATGAATGCGATGCCGACCCCTCGTTTAAGCAAGCGTATGTCGACTCGCAAAGAGAAGATATTGTGATCATCCAGAGCCCGGTCGGCATGCCCGGACGGGCGATCAGAAATGACTATCTGAATGATGTCGAGTCCGGTATGAAGAAGCCGTACAAATGCCCGTACCATTGCATCTCGACATGCGATGTTGCTGCGACGCCTTACTGTATCGCCCAGGCGCTGATCAATGCACAAAAAGGAAAGCTGGCCCACGGCTTCGCTTTCGCGGGAGCCAATGCCTATCGGATCACCGAGATAATTTCGGTGGCGGAATTGATGAATCAGTTGGAATCGGACTTCAATGAGGTTCCCGATGGAGCGACGGTTTCCACCCTCAAAGCATAA
- a CDS encoding GNAT family N-acetyltransferase yields MIRYRIDCIALSSSQLTGFFVGWPNPPSPETHLRILQQSDYVVLAIDDETNQVVGFVTAISDKILSAYIPLLEVLPEYQFRGIGRELMERMLTQLDGLYMIDLTCDPNLQKGYRQLGFQKMTAMMIRNFDCQSGRRG; encoded by the coding sequence ATGATTCGCTATCGAATTGATTGTATTGCCCTCAGCTCTTCCCAACTCACTGGCTTTTTCGTCGGCTGGCCGAATCCCCCCTCGCCGGAAACGCACCTTCGTATTCTCCAGCAGAGCGACTATGTGGTCCTGGCGATTGATGACGAGACCAATCAAGTCGTCGGCTTCGTCACCGCCATCTCGGATAAAATCCTCAGCGCCTATATCCCATTGCTTGAGGTTCTCCCGGAGTACCAATTTCGCGGGATTGGGCGGGAGCTGATGGAACGAATGCTGACCCAGCTCGATGGCCTCTATATGATCGACCTGACCTGCGACCCGAATCTCCAAAAGGGATACCGGCAGCTCGGCTTCCAGAAAATGACTGCCATGATGATCCGGAATTTTGACTGCCAGTCGGGACGGCGCGGCTGA
- a CDS encoding right-handed parallel beta-helix repeat-containing protein yields the protein MKLTSFCTALVLIASLSDAAIINVPADQPTIQAGINATNDFDTVLVAPGTYSGDGNRDIDLLGKSVYLKGGGEYGSDVIIQCGGTDLDEHIGIWIHAGEDSNTVVDGFTITGAYKLLLPMPGFYGAIHCDGTSPKIINCTVSDNAHHGIAAFNNGNPMITGCRVERNLNGIRVGRVPMFSGASARIVRTLVLDNDSCGIQLFDHGDHYIENCLIGNNGVDGIFKFVDMPKILPDNPAGQDSYVSNTIAFGNGRYGLSNYWVGEMYVECSDSWGNDSANYLGVQGAAGDVQGNLSADPLFCFADTGNYYIRDNSPCAPANNSCGVQIGPFGVKCSCCTGPRGNVNMSQYETPDLSDLSMLIGYLTMNPRPILQCPTEANMNGVGVIDISDLSALILYLTFWYIPISCPTY from the coding sequence GTGAAACTCACATCATTCTGCACTGCACTAGTTTTGATTGCTTCACTATCAGATGCAGCGATCATCAATGTCCCAGCTGATCAACCGACAATACAGGCTGGCATCAATGCCACTAATGATTTTGACACTGTGCTGGTAGCTCCCGGCACATATAGCGGCGATGGAAATCGGGATATCGATCTCCTTGGAAAGTCCGTCTACTTAAAAGGTGGCGGAGAGTATGGCTCGGATGTGATTATCCAGTGTGGTGGGACGGATCTGGATGAGCATATCGGTATCTGGATTCACGCTGGTGAGGACAGCAATACAGTCGTGGATGGCTTCACGATCACTGGCGCCTACAAATTGCTGTTGCCCATGCCGGGATTTTACGGAGCAATCCATTGCGACGGAACCTCGCCGAAGATCATCAATTGCACAGTCTCTGACAACGCCCACCATGGAATCGCTGCATTTAACAATGGCAATCCGATGATCACGGGTTGTCGGGTCGAGAGAAATCTGAACGGCATCAGAGTCGGCAGAGTGCCGATGTTTAGTGGAGCCAGTGCGCGAATTGTGAGAACGCTTGTGCTGGATAATGATTCGTGCGGCATCCAATTGTTCGATCATGGTGATCATTATATCGAGAACTGCCTGATCGGCAACAACGGCGTGGATGGAATTTTCAAATTCGTTGATATGCCGAAGATCCTTCCCGACAATCCGGCCGGTCAGGATTCCTATGTGTCCAATACCATTGCATTCGGAAATGGACGGTACGGGTTGTCTAATTATTGGGTCGGTGAAATGTATGTTGAATGCAGCGATTCCTGGGGAAACGACAGCGCGAATTATCTGGGAGTCCAGGGTGCCGCCGGCGATGTCCAGGGCAATCTCTCCGCCGACCCGCTCTTCTGTTTTGCGGATACCGGTAACTATTATATCCGTGACAACTCCCCCTGTGCCCCGGCGAACAATAGCTGTGGTGTTCAGATCGGGCCGTTTGGCGTGAAGTGTAGTTGCTGTACTGGACCAAGGGGAAACGTTAATATGAGTCAATACGAAACTCCTGACCTTTCTGACCTATCTATGTTGATAGGATACCTTACGATGAATCCACGACCGATACTACAGTGCCCTACTGAGGCAAACATGAACGGTGTGGGCGTGATTGATATCAGTGATCTGTCTGCGCTAATATTGTATCTCACTTTCTGGTACATTCCCATTTCATGTCCCACGTACTAG
- a CDS encoding queuosine precursor transporter, which yields MTTPLPQPTPHEHHHYRYYDLIMALFVTVLLCSNLIGPSKIWSWGQFSFGAGILFFPISYLFGDILTEVYGYARARKVVWAGFGALVFASFMAWVVLALPPADGWDGQSSLEAVFGSTWRIIFASISAYWVGEFSNSFVLAKLKLLTKGRFLFVRTIGSTIVGAGVDTLVFYPVAFLGIWSNEQVISVMLGNYTLKVLWEVIATPFTYKVVNFLKRIEREDYFDWKTNFTPFSLKTDD from the coding sequence ATGACGACCCCTTTACCGCAACCCACACCGCACGAACACCATCACTATCGCTATTACGATCTCATCATGGCGCTTTTTGTCACGGTCCTGCTCTGCTCCAATCTGATCGGCCCGAGTAAGATCTGGAGTTGGGGGCAGTTTTCATTTGGCGCGGGTATTCTCTTCTTCCCTATCAGTTATCTGTTTGGCGATATCCTGACCGAGGTCTACGGTTACGCCCGCGCGCGCAAAGTCGTCTGGGCAGGTTTCGGCGCGCTGGTCTTTGCGTCGTTTATGGCGTGGGTCGTGCTTGCCCTTCCGCCGGCGGATGGATGGGACGGCCAGTCTTCGCTGGAAGCCGTCTTTGGATCGACCTGGCGCATCATCTTCGCCTCTATCTCCGCCTATTGGGTGGGAGAATTCTCCAACTCGTTTGTCCTGGCAAAACTGAAACTACTGACCAAAGGACGATTCCTTTTTGTCCGGACGATCGGCTCTACTATTGTCGGCGCCGGAGTCGATACGCTCGTCTTTTATCCCGTTGCGTTTTTGGGTATCTGGAGCAATGAGCAAGTCATCTCAGTGATGTTGGGTAACTACACACTCAAAGTCCTCTGGGAAGTGATCGCCACTCCCTTCACGTACAAAGTGGTCAATTTCCTCAAACGGATCGAGCGCGAAGATTACTTTGACTGGAAGACCAATTTCACGCCGTTTTCTCTGAAGACAGACGACTAG
- a CDS encoding M13 family metallopeptidase, with amino-acid sequence MKRIFSLAVMLAATLMLAQFAAAVDQSQKAVDITALDTTVNPCNDFWAYANGNWFKGKEIPAEYGSWSPMHEMYERNNTVLREICESAAADSKAAAGSARQKIGSFYKVAMDTSKIEADRATPLAADLAYFKTLKTSADIQTAIMKYHRQGYDFLFDLSVDQDMKNPTDIILYASQGGLGLPDRDYYTRTDDETIAIRAKYVTHVANMLMLLGDSEADAKASAEKILALETRLANASLTSVELRDPAAWYNIKTIEQANQATPNFNWAAYFKAMDQPQIASFSIFPDKFFADLNSMLAELPIADWQDYFRWHLVHQAAPYLSSEFINENFSFYSATLSGVKELRPRWKRVLTHLEGALGEALGELYVEKTFPPRAKEKAKEMVHHLLASMGDRINAVDWMSPETKAAALKKLSTFVVKVGYPDIWRDYSKLQITSAMPYFEMIQRGKAFEAQRQLDKIGKPVDRNEWGMTPQTINAYYNPLMNEIVFPAAILQPPAFDPDADDASNFGAIGAVIGHEITHGFDDMGAQFGPDGSYQNWWKEEDMTQFKARTDKLVEQYSNYVVVDDLKINGQLTLGENIADLGGLLVSYYGLQKALEGKSREKIDGFTPEQRFFLAFASDWRTMMRPEALKLQVNTDPHSPSEFRLRGPLANMVEFQKAFGCASEAAMLRSPDAMIKIW; translated from the coding sequence ATGAAGAGAATCTTTTCTCTGGCAGTCATGCTGGCGGCCACATTGATGTTGGCGCAGTTTGCTGCAGCCGTCGATCAATCCCAAAAGGCGGTTGATATCACGGCACTGGATACCACGGTCAATCCGTGCAACGACTTCTGGGCCTATGCCAACGGCAACTGGTTCAAAGGTAAAGAAATTCCCGCGGAATACGGTTCCTGGTCGCCGATGCATGAAATGTACGAACGCAATAACACCGTTCTTCGCGAAATCTGCGAATCCGCCGCCGCCGATTCCAAAGCGGCGGCTGGCTCTGCCCGTCAGAAGATCGGTTCCTTCTATAAAGTGGCGATGGACACTTCCAAAATTGAAGCCGACCGCGCCACCCCGCTTGCCGCCGATCTGGCATATTTCAAGACGCTGAAAACATCGGCCGATATCCAGACCGCAATCATGAAATACCATCGCCAGGGCTACGACTTCCTGTTTGACCTCTCTGTCGATCAGGACATGAAGAACCCGACTGATATTATTCTCTATGCGTCGCAGGGCGGCCTCGGTCTGCCGGACCGCGATTATTACACGCGTACCGATGACGAGACGATCGCGATCCGTGCCAAGTACGTGACCCATGTTGCCAATATGCTCATGCTGCTTGGTGACTCCGAAGCTGACGCAAAAGCTTCTGCCGAAAAGATCCTGGCGCTTGAGACTCGCCTGGCCAACGCGTCGTTGACCAGTGTGGAACTTCGCGACCCGGCCGCCTGGTACAATATCAAGACAATCGAACAGGCGAATCAGGCGACCCCGAATTTCAACTGGGCCGCTTACTTTAAAGCGATGGACCAGCCGCAGATCGCCAGCTTCTCCATCTTCCCGGACAAGTTTTTCGCCGACCTGAACAGCATGTTGGCCGAACTCCCGATCGCCGACTGGCAGGATTATTTCCGCTGGCACCTGGTTCACCAGGCGGCCCCGTATCTCTCCAGCGAATTCATCAATGAGAATTTCAGCTTCTACTCTGCGACACTGTCAGGCGTGAAGGAACTCCGCCCGCGCTGGAAGCGTGTGCTGACTCATCTTGAGGGAGCACTCGGCGAGGCGTTGGGTGAACTGTATGTCGAGAAGACTTTCCCGCCGCGTGCCAAAGAAAAAGCGAAAGAGATGGTCCACCATCTGCTCGCGTCCATGGGTGACCGGATCAACGCGGTTGACTGGATGTCTCCGGAGACCAAAGCCGCCGCACTCAAGAAACTCTCCACCTTTGTGGTCAAAGTCGGTTATCCCGATATCTGGCGTGATTACTCCAAACTGCAGATCACCTCGGCCATGCCTTATTTCGAGATGATCCAGCGCGGCAAGGCGTTTGAAGCCCAGCGCCAGCTCGATAAGATCGGCAAGCCGGTCGACCGGAATGAATGGGGAATGACGCCGCAGACGATCAACGCCTACTACAATCCCCTGATGAACGAGATCGTTTTCCCGGCCGCTATCCTTCAGCCGCCGGCATTTGATCCGGACGCGGATGATGCTTCCAACTTTGGCGCTATCGGCGCGGTGATCGGCCATGAGATCACTCACGGCTTCGACGATATGGGCGCGCAGTTCGGCCCCGATGGTTCTTATCAGAACTGGTGGAAAGAAGAAGACATGACCCAGTTCAAGGCTCGTACCGACAAGCTGGTCGAGCAGTATAGCAATTATGTTGTCGTTGACGACTTGAAGATCAACGGTCAGTTGACGCTGGGTGAGAATATCGCCGACCTCGGCGGTCTTTTGGTATCCTACTACGGTCTGCAGAAGGCGCTGGAAGGGAAATCGCGCGAGAAGATCGACGGTTTCACTCCGGAACAGCGCTTCTTCCTCGCCTTTGCTTCTGACTGGCGCACGATGATGCGTCCGGAAGCACTCAAACTGCAGGTTAATACTGACCCGCACTCGCCCTCCGAGTTCCGCCTCCGCGGACCATTGGCGAACATGGTTGAGTTCCAGAAAGCGTTCGGTTGTGCGTCCGAGGCCGCCATGCTTCGTTCGCCCGATGCGATGATCAAGATCTGGTAA
- a CDS encoding CoA-binding protein, whose amino-acid sequence MSSQAENIQQFCLAKAIAVVGVSDRDFGGIIYRELKDRGFAVYAVHPARTTFADDPCYPSLVGLPEEVKSAVIAVAPHSAELVVKDAISAGFSHLWFQRGRDFSQAESTARNAGIHTVSDKCILLYAGEITGIHAFHRFLAKMFGRY is encoded by the coding sequence ATGAGCTCGCAAGCGGAAAATATCCAGCAGTTCTGCCTGGCCAAAGCTATCGCTGTCGTGGGCGTCTCAGATCGAGACTTTGGCGGCATCATCTATCGCGAACTGAAAGACCGGGGATTTGCTGTGTATGCTGTCCACCCGGCGCGTACAACTTTCGCCGATGATCCTTGCTATCCTTCGCTGGTCGGCCTTCCGGAAGAAGTCAAATCGGCGGTGATCGCCGTCGCGCCCCATTCCGCCGAACTGGTGGTCAAGGACGCGATCTCTGCAGGTTTTTCACATCTCTGGTTTCAGCGCGGTCGGGATTTCAGTCAGGCAGAATCGACGGCGCGCAACGCCGGTATTCACACGGTCAGTGACAAATGCATTCTGCTGTATGCGGGCGAGATCACCGGGATTCACGCCTTCCATCGCTTCCTGGCCAAGATGTTCGGAAGGTACTAG
- a CDS encoding sigma 54-interacting transcriptional regulator produces the protein MPVSRSGQYELQSLLSAHPPFEVWRARHPLTGSTCLLKLLKQDGSPESKAASDLVIAAVNRHAMIRNRRIITARRLASHNGNLVVEYPFLEGGDWRPVTPTLLAQHWYQLIGQIALAVDYLHLRGLVHGDLKLENFLVTEVGGRYDLRMIDLDFLQLDNSKPQGILFGTPGHIAPEVTANDRIVAQSDCYSLGVSLRRLLESVDGQPIALPFDKSALAALVSDLTIEDYVMRPRFLSDTLHQHGLLSSDKAPQSQYQLLAMIVGGLMTSRTRRALRSGQFNRFMAADLHLFGLPGELLNATSTAAGVSLSKTLRVWRSWITGCPLGRQAEFFHLSPSDQHLFDALDALDRIVGHQEAPIRSTTAEDVLQSATRYLQKGEPMRGLRQLRGLLDRVSELPSSDGISTAKILEKSAECAAEANRHSEAAKFYEAAAQSVNGPEHLTYLGEALQSVGRAMDLAEVKRFIAEIKTGPGFQAKDAIGLLVNRIQAFVDQNEGRLEEAEALLVKTIAEAERQGLHDALTLATYTYAVVAWRRGDFPTAEARLERTLAFCRQFQLPHRSTPALSVISQICLDSSDYVRAVMYGSATRRQAKRSRLPITLSATSASLVGSYARMAKAAKARFWLQQLLRDCQDGPGQQPATLYYSLKAFAEMLEGKLDAAKLSAGQVIALAEENDFRTPMKARLNLGEIHLWQGKLDLARTHLEQSMMLAERINDTGIVLENRLFLECLKSDFSEATGQKIQSLVVELAAVRSYYRAATGIFLLLYHDYPLTDHIKEIVAQIHKRRGARRVPLFAALSALVVQTDTAQSGDSAVALGWKRAYQILSNSHQFWLAMLAAQKIASYYLMAGSHKRGKNYLLQALRHSQTLGNRAAASRLEEQIAELERQSGSERSWIDSLLTVSGLMKDLGSYHQLLDRLLRFAVDQTGAERGIIFLRRVDRPGLQPAAAYNCDEQSVKELGDFSATIPLNTISQATPLFIDNALLDSRTSRYQSVVAHNIMSVACIPLIHGDAAIGVLYLDHHALPSLFGSEDQKLMAAIANLLVVTIAKAKDLRATSERANQLQTDLGKFGVSSRLITRDPRMLSLLQMLPKVARSSTSILIVGESGTGKEVLCDQIHRESLRAKETFIKLNCAGLASTLIESELFGIGKLVATGVAERPGKFEVADEGTMFLDEIADMPLDIQAKVLRVIEYQQFERVGTARSINVNIRFIFATHQDLDKLVAEGKFREDLYHRISRVVIEIPPLRERRTDIPLLIEHFLSLFSADKLPPRISPEAYEILIAHPWPGNVRQLRSTIEALCLFYPGEEVAPAQLPAKILRDRSTEPVPPEVIDLAERERFEDAMKKCKNNQSKASALLNMSLTTFRRKLKKYGLDHL, from the coding sequence ATGCCTGTGTCGCGGTCCGGCCAGTACGAGCTTCAATCCCTTCTTTCTGCGCACCCACCTTTTGAGGTATGGCGCGCCAGGCATCCCCTGACAGGGTCAACCTGCCTGCTTAAGTTGTTGAAACAGGATGGATCGCCCGAATCGAAGGCTGCCTCGGATCTGGTAATCGCTGCAGTTAATCGTCACGCTATGATCCGAAATCGGCGAATTATTACTGCCCGACGGCTTGCTTCGCACAACGGCAACTTGGTTGTGGAGTACCCCTTTCTTGAAGGAGGGGACTGGCGGCCAGTTACTCCGACACTTCTGGCACAACACTGGTATCAGCTGATCGGCCAGATAGCACTGGCAGTCGATTATTTGCACCTTCGTGGGTTGGTCCATGGTGACCTGAAGCTCGAGAATTTCCTGGTAACGGAAGTAGGTGGCCGGTACGATCTCCGCATGATCGATCTGGATTTCCTCCAACTGGACAATTCCAAACCGCAGGGGATACTGTTCGGCACTCCCGGTCATATCGCTCCAGAGGTCACCGCCAATGATCGGATAGTGGCACAATCAGACTGCTATTCACTGGGTGTTTCTCTGCGTAGACTGTTGGAGTCGGTCGATGGTCAGCCGATCGCGCTGCCGTTCGACAAGTCGGCACTTGCAGCCTTAGTGAGCGATCTCACGATCGAAGATTATGTGATGCGGCCACGTTTCCTTTCAGATACGCTCCATCAGCATGGATTGCTGTCGTCTGACAAAGCGCCGCAGTCTCAGTACCAACTTCTCGCCATGATCGTCGGCGGACTCATGACTTCGCGGACGCGGCGGGCGCTTCGCTCCGGTCAGTTCAATCGGTTTATGGCCGCGGATCTTCATCTCTTTGGTCTGCCCGGTGAACTGTTGAACGCAACCTCGACCGCGGCGGGAGTTTCTCTCTCAAAAACGCTGCGAGTATGGAGGAGTTGGATCACCGGATGCCCTCTCGGGCGGCAGGCAGAGTTCTTTCATTTATCGCCTTCCGATCAACATCTCTTTGACGCGCTGGATGCTCTCGACAGAATAGTCGGGCACCAGGAGGCCCCGATCAGGTCGACAACAGCAGAGGATGTTCTGCAATCTGCAACGCGCTACCTGCAAAAGGGAGAACCGATGCGCGGGCTGAGGCAATTGCGCGGTCTATTGGACAGGGTCAGTGAATTGCCTTCATCGGATGGAATCTCTACCGCCAAAATACTGGAGAAGTCCGCCGAGTGCGCTGCGGAAGCCAACCGCCATTCTGAGGCGGCAAAGTTTTATGAAGCGGCGGCGCAGAGTGTGAACGGACCTGAGCATTTGACGTATCTGGGCGAGGCACTGCAGAGTGTGGGACGTGCTATGGACCTCGCCGAAGTGAAGCGGTTCATTGCTGAGATAAAGACAGGGCCGGGATTTCAGGCAAAAGATGCAATCGGCCTGTTGGTCAATCGTATCCAGGCATTTGTTGATCAAAATGAAGGACGGCTGGAAGAGGCTGAAGCCCTGCTGGTCAAAACGATCGCGGAAGCCGAACGGCAAGGCTTGCATGACGCGCTGACGCTGGCGACATACACCTATGCCGTTGTCGCCTGGCGACGCGGGGACTTTCCGACTGCTGAAGCCAGGTTGGAGCGGACACTCGCTTTCTGCCGGCAATTTCAGTTACCCCATCGATCCACTCCCGCGCTTTCTGTCATTTCACAGATCTGTCTTGATTCATCCGATTACGTGCGTGCGGTGATGTACGGCTCAGCGACTCGTCGCCAGGCAAAACGATCGCGCCTTCCGATCACTCTATCGGCGACCAGCGCATCGTTAGTCGGTTCCTATGCACGTATGGCGAAAGCGGCCAAGGCTCGCTTCTGGCTCCAACAGCTGTTGCGTGACTGTCAGGACGGACCGGGTCAACAACCGGCGACACTCTATTACTCATTGAAGGCCTTCGCTGAGATGCTAGAGGGGAAACTTGATGCGGCCAAGCTATCGGCCGGTCAGGTGATCGCACTGGCCGAGGAGAATGATTTCCGCACCCCAATGAAGGCGCGTCTCAATCTTGGTGAGATCCATCTCTGGCAAGGAAAACTCGATCTGGCGCGTACTCACTTAGAACAAAGTATGATGTTGGCCGAACGGATCAATGACACCGGTATCGTTTTAGAGAACAGACTTTTCCTTGAATGCCTCAAGAGTGATTTTTCAGAAGCAACCGGTCAGAAGATCCAGTCGCTGGTGGTCGAACTGGCCGCGGTTCGCTCGTACTATCGGGCCGCCACCGGGATCTTTCTTTTGCTCTATCATGACTACCCGCTTACCGATCATATCAAAGAGATCGTAGCTCAGATACACAAGCGCCGGGGAGCCCGCCGCGTCCCTCTGTTTGCAGCTCTGTCGGCATTGGTTGTGCAGACTGATACAGCTCAGTCAGGCGATTCGGCAGTCGCATTAGGATGGAAACGTGCTTATCAAATTCTCTCCAACTCCCATCAATTCTGGCTGGCGATGCTGGCAGCGCAGAAGATCGCCAGTTACTATCTCATGGCGGGATCGCACAAGCGCGGGAAGAACTATCTTCTTCAGGCACTTCGTCACTCCCAGACATTGGGAAACCGGGCCGCGGCTAGCCGACTCGAGGAACAGATCGCCGAACTGGAACGTCAGTCCGGTTCAGAGCGCTCCTGGATCGACTCGCTGTTGACTGTCAGTGGCTTGATGAAGGATCTCGGGTCGTATCATCAACTGTTGGACCGCCTACTTCGATTTGCGGTCGATCAGACCGGTGCCGAGAGAGGAATCATCTTTTTGCGTCGTGTCGATCGGCCAGGTCTTCAGCCTGCGGCGGCCTACAACTGCGATGAACAGAGCGTGAAAGAGCTGGGAGATTTTTCCGCCACAATTCCTCTCAACACGATTTCGCAGGCGACCCCGCTGTTTATCGATAATGCGCTTCTTGATTCCCGGACCAGTCGGTACCAGAGCGTAGTGGCACATAATATCATGTCGGTTGCCTGTATCCCGCTGATCCATGGCGACGCCGCTATCGGCGTTCTGTACCTGGATCATCACGCGTTGCCGTCGCTGTTCGGGAGTGAGGATCAGAAGTTGATGGCGGCGATCGCCAATCTGCTGGTGGTCACCATCGCCAAAGCGAAAGACCTCCGGGCGACCTCCGAACGAGCCAACCAGTTGCAGACTGATCTCGGCAAGTTCGGCGTATCATCCAGATTGATCACCCGTGATCCGCGTATGCTCAGCCTGCTTCAGATGCTGCCCAAGGTTGCCCGAAGTTCCACCAGCATCCTGATAGTTGGTGAAAGCGGTACCGGTAAAGAGGTGTTGTGCGACCAGATCCACCGTGAGTCGCTGCGTGCCAAGGAGACTTTCATCAAGTTGAATTGTGCCGGACTGGCGTCGACTCTGATCGAATCAGAATTGTTCGGTATTGGCAAATTAGTCGCAACTGGAGTGGCCGAACGTCCGGGGAAGTTTGAAGTAGCCGATGAAGGAACGATGTTCCTTGATGAGATCGCTGACATGCCGTTGGATATTCAAGCGAAAGTCCTTCGGGTGATCGAATACCAGCAATTTGAGCGGGTTGGCACCGCGCGGTCGATCAATGTCAATATTCGTTTCATTTTCGCCACCCACCAGGATCTTGATAAACTGGTCGCCGAAGGGAAATTCCGCGAGGATCTCTACCACCGGATCAGCCGGGTAGTGATAGAGATTCCACCCTTGCGCGAACGGCGAACGGATATCCCCCTCCTGATAGAACATTTTCTCAGCCTGTTCTCAGCGGACAAACTTCCGCCGCGCATTTCGCCTGAGGCCTATGAGATCTTGATCGCCCATCCCTGGCCCGGAAATGTCCGGCAACTTCGCAGTACGATTGAGGCACTCTGCCTTTTTTATCCGGGTGAAGAAGTCGCCCCGGCACAGCTTCCGGCCAAGATCCTTCGTGATCGGAGCACAGAGCCAGTCCCGCCCGAAGTGATCGACCTGGCTGAACGTGAGCGGTTCGAGGACGCTATGAAGAAGTGCAAAAACAACCAATCAAAAGCGTCTGCGCTGTTGAACATGTCTCTTACAACTTTTCGCAGAAAATTGAAAAAATACGGACTCGACCATCTCTGA
- a CDS encoding VCBS repeat-containing protein: MYRIRVFCLLLLMALVIPVAASRASTPELIGTIHADSANVLFGQYLIPLSDQNGDGCSELLVANGRFSTYMYFGGQAPDPVYNLRFDSTNTWGSDIGDLNGDGRPDFVILGRSPYGWKQNLYFGGSALDTMRDAWFGIDSVPPCLFPTRATDLDADGTDELIVASCGGDYVQIYNLSEGFDSLPDRILRDLALPPAQSANWARQLALGDFNGDGQQDLVVSQTPQSMSGLNGRLHFF, translated from the coding sequence ATGTACCGTATTCGGGTGTTCTGTCTTCTCTTATTGATGGCATTGGTTATTCCCGTTGCCGCTTCGCGCGCTTCCACCCCAGAGTTAATCGGAACTATCCACGCCGATAGCGCCAACGTGCTGTTTGGCCAGTACCTAATTCCGCTTTCCGACCAGAACGGGGATGGTTGTAGTGAGTTGCTTGTCGCTAACGGTCGCTTCTCGACCTACATGTACTTTGGCGGACAGGCACCGGACCCTGTTTATAATCTCCGATTCGACAGCACCAATACGTGGGGATCTGATATTGGTGATCTCAATGGAGACGGTCGTCCGGATTTCGTCATCTTGGGAAGGTCTCCGTATGGCTGGAAGCAGAACCTCTACTTCGGTGGCTCCGCTCTGGACACCATGAGGGATGCATGGTTCGGAATCGACTCAGTGCCACCGTGTTTATTCCCAACTCGAGCGACCGATTTGGACGCAGACGGCACCGATGAGCTGATTGTCGCCTCATGCGGTGGCGACTACGTGCAGATTTATAATTTGAGTGAAGGATTCGATTCGCTGCCAGATCGGATCTTACGCGATCTCGCATTGCCGCCCGCGCAATCGGCAAACTGGGCACGGCAACTCGCACTTGGTGATTTCAATGGAGATGGGCAGCAAGATCTTGTCGTTTCTCAAACCCCGCAAAGTATGTCGGGTCTCAATGGTCGCCTGCACTTCTTTTAG